One window from the genome of Breoghania sp. L-A4 encodes:
- a CDS encoding response regulator, which produces MARILVTEDDEAVRTFVKRALELDGHDVDVAEDGAEALETLKRNTDSYDLLLSDIKMPVMDGIALALVVARDWPQVPILLMTGYADQRERAHGLDALVHDVVTKPFSLADIRRIVGKALIGEVDNERRAFA; this is translated from the coding sequence ATGGCGCGCATTCTCGTAACTGAAGACGACGAGGCGGTACGGACCTTCGTCAAGCGGGCCCTCGAACTGGATGGTCATGACGTCGACGTGGCAGAAGACGGCGCGGAGGCTCTCGAGACGCTGAAGCGCAACACTGACAGCTACGATCTGTTGCTTTCCGATATCAAGATGCCGGTGATGGACGGAATCGCGCTGGCGCTGGTCGTGGCCCGCGACTGGCCGCAGGTGCCGATTCTGCTGATGACCGGTTATGCCGACCAGCGTGAACGCGCGCACGGTCTGGACGCGCTGGTGCACGATGTGGTTACCAAGCCGTTCTCGCTCGCCGACATCCGCCGGATCGTCGGCAAGGCCCTGATCGGTGAGGTGGACAACGAGCGGCGCGCCTTTGCGTGA
- the hpt gene encoding hypoxanthine phosphoribosyltransferase, with amino-acid sequence MTDTPQINVLYDEDAIAERVSSLARQLADANLHRMLVVAVLKGSFIFAADLIRAMHRIGLKPEMEFIHLSSYGAGTTSSGTVTILRDIESDVRDRDVVLVDDILESGRTLAFARDLIAGRGARSVRIAALLDKPVGRVAGIKADFIGFECPDKFVVGYGMDMAHAYRQLPFIGYVVEESKDRSATQEQGG; translated from the coding sequence ATGACCGATACGCCTCAGATCAACGTGCTCTATGACGAAGACGCCATCGCAGAAAGGGTCTCTAGCCTCGCCCGCCAGCTCGCCGATGCGAATTTGCACCGGATGCTGGTGGTGGCTGTTTTGAAGGGAAGTTTCATTTTCGCCGCCGATCTCATCCGCGCGATGCATCGCATCGGCTTGAAGCCTGAAATGGAATTCATACATCTATCCAGCTATGGCGCTGGAACCACGTCGTCGGGAACCGTGACGATCTTGCGCGATATCGAAAGCGACGTGAGGGATCGCGACGTGGTTCTGGTCGACGATATTCTGGAATCCGGACGCACACTGGCCTTCGCACGCGATCTGATCGCCGGGCGCGGCGCCCGGTCGGTGCGCATCGCGGCGCTGCTCGACAAGCCGGTGGGTCGTGTGGCCGGGATCAAGGCGGATTTCATCGGTTTCGAGTGCCCCGACAAATTCGTCGTGGGATATGGCATGGATATGGCCCATGCTTACCGTCAGTTACCTTTTATCGGCTATGTGGTCGAGGAATCCAAAGATCGTTCGGCCACACAAGAGCAGGGAGGGTGA